In Labrus mixtus chromosome 3, fLabMix1.1, whole genome shotgun sequence, a single window of DNA contains:
- the gfi1ab gene encoding growth factor independent 1A transcription repressor b: MPRSFMVKSKKAHSYHQPRSLEDDYSRLDSILAHICSEVDKLPDDADMSVDRYDLSPDSHLADAADFSPKSPLSCADSLCGPSSDYEDFWRPPSPSASPVDSEKSLSPLVDESQPFTVPFRPYAWSSYPGPGLRPLLQQSLHPGLEVDRGPGSVAFYADRSTHPALDSYRSLGEEAYGDYRRHAAAAAAAALLFPDGGLQRKAHSVKAPSDLLCSSLILNGAYKCIKCSKVFSTPHGLEVHVRRSHSGTRPFACEICGKTFGHAVSLEQHKAVHTQERSFDCKICGKSFKRSSTLSTHLLIHSDTRPYPCQYCGKRFHQKSDMKKHTFIHTGEKPHKCQVCGKAFSQSSNLITHSRKHTGYKPFGCDLCGKGFQRKVDLRRHKETQHGLK; encoded by the exons ATGCCTCGCTCCTTCATGGTGAAGAGTAAGAAGGCGCACAGCtaccaccagcccaggagctTAGAGGATGACTACAGCAGACTGGACTCGATACTGGCGCACATATGCTCAG AGGTGGATAAACTCCCGGATGACGCCGACATGTCGGTGGACAGGTACGACCTCTCTCCAGACTCTCACCTGGCCGACGCTGCTGATTTCTCCCCGAAGTCTCCGCTCAGCTGCGCGGACAGTCTGTGTGGTCCCTCCTCGGACTATGAGGACTTCTGGAGGCCTCCTTCCCCCTCAGCATCACCGG TCGATTCGGAGAagtccctctctcctctggtGGATGAGTCTCAGCCCTTCACTGTTCCCTTCCGGCCGTACGCCTGGAGCAGCTACCCGGGACCCGGGCTCAGGCCCTTGTTGCAGCAGAGCCTCCACCCCGGCCTGGAGGTGGACAGGGGCCCCGGGTCCGTGGCCTTTTACGCAGACAGGAGCACACACCCAGCCCTGGATTCATACCGGAGTCTGGGCGAGGAGGCTTATGGAGACTACAGGAGgcacgctgctgctgccgccgctgctgctctgctgtttcCCGATGGAGGCCTGCAGAGGAAAGCCCACAGTGTGAAGGCCCCATCCGACCTGCTGTGCTCCAGTCTCATCCTCAACGGGGCTTATAAGTGTATCAAGTGCAGCAAG GTGTTTTCTACTCCGCACGGTTTGGAAGTCCACGTCCGCAGATCTCACAGCGGCACGCGGCCGTTTGCATGTGAAATCTGCGGCAAAACCTTCGGACACGCGGTCAGTTTGGAGCAACATAAAGCGGTGCACACACAG GAAAGAAGCTTCGACTGCAAAATCTGCGGTAAAAGTTTCAAGAGGTCGTCAACACTGTCGACGCATCTGCTCATCCACTCCGACACTCGGCCGTACCCGTGCCAGTACTGCGGGAAGAGGTTCCACCAGAAGTCAgacatgaagaaacacactTTCATCCACACAG gtGAGAAGCCGCACAAATGTCAGGTGTGCGGGAAAGCGTTCAGCCAGAGCTCCAACCTCATCACgcacagcaggaaacacacCGGATACAAACCTTTCGGCTGCGACCTCTGCGGGAAAGGCTTCCAGAGGAAAGTGGACCTGAGGAGGCACAAAGAGACACAGCATGGACTGAAATGA